From the Sebastes umbrosus isolate fSebUmb1 chromosome 2, fSebUmb1.pri, whole genome shotgun sequence genome, one window contains:
- the arntl1b gene encoding LOW QUALITY PROTEIN: aryl hydrocarbon receptor nuclear translocator-like 1b (The sequence of the model RefSeq protein was modified relative to this genomic sequence to represent the inferred CDS: substituted 1 base at 1 genomic stop codon): MDASSTMSRLMSSRLTNLISSSTGTTSKNFSGKRKGSSTVYLPDTFSFYFVXNVDENRDCGDQQGCNKNARRTHSQIEKRRRDKMNSFIEELASLVPTCKVKPHKLDKLTVLRMAVQHMKTLLGAADRYTEGNLKPAFLSDVELKHLVLCLTSCPQAADGFLFVVDCDRGKILFVSESVYKILNYSKNDLMGKSLFDYLHPKDISKVKEQLSSAVTAPPFFCRMKSNRNMEDEEFSSSCLKNNADRKGFCSICSAGYLKSLSPTEVDLDENNEPDNDGCSLSCLVAVGRLHRPTVTQPEQNHVNIRPVEFVSRHAIDGTFVFVDQRATAILAYLPQELLGTSFYEYFHEDDIGHLAECHRQVLHMREKINTKCYKLKIKDGSFVTLRSRWFSFKNPWTKEVEYIVSTNTVVTSPSVDRPESGYQRPAASPHTMATVLMPGEGKLDLQTVPGDPGGPRAGAGRIGRMIAEELLETQRYNHLLTNIDFKMFKTLNISHQTIFLSTLKVK; the protein is encoded by the exons ATGGATGCTTCATCTACGATGAGCAGGCTCATGTCCTCACGATTAACCAACCTGATCAGCAGCTCCACCGGCACAACCAGCAAGAACTTCTCTGGCAAAAGGAAAGGAAGCTCCACTGTATACCT GCCTgacactttttcattttattttgtatgaaatgtggatgaaaat AGGGACTGTGGTGACCAGCAAGGCTGCAATAAGAATGC CAGGAGGACTCACAGTCAGATAGAGAAGAGACGCAGAGATAAGATGAACAGCTTCATAGAGGAGCTGGCATCATTAGTGCCGACATGCAAAGTTAAACCACACAAACTGGACAAACTCACAGTCCTGCGTATGGCAGTCCAACACATGAAGACGTTACTAGGGG CTGCAGACCGGTACACAGAAGGTAATCTCAAACCTGCATTCTTATCAGACGTAGAGCTAAAACACTTAG TGCTCTGCCTTACCTCCTGTCCACAGGCAGCTGATGGTTTCCTGTTTGTTGTTGACTGTGATCGAGGGAAAATATTGTTTGTTTCTGAATCAGTATACAAGATCCTAAACTATAGCAAG AATGACCTGATGGGCAAAAGCCTGTTTGATTACCTACATCCTAAAGACATTTCCAAAGTCAAGGAGCAGCTGTCCTCAGCAGTTACCGCACCACCATTTTTCTGCAGGATGAAGAGCAACCGAAACATGGAAGATGAAGAATTTTCCTCCAGCTGCTTGAAAAACAATG CAGATCGTAAAGGTTTCTGCTCCATTTGCAGTGCTGGTTACTTAAAAAGTTTGTCCCCCACCGAGGTTGATCTGGATGAAAATAATGAGCCGGACAACGATGGATGCAGCTTGAGCTGTCTGGTGGCTGTTGGTCGGTTGCATCGTCCCACCGTTACTCAGCCGGAGCAGAATCACGTCAACATTAGGCCCGTGGAGTTTGTTTCACGTCATGCTATTGATGGGACATTTGTCTTTGTAGATCAAAG ggCCACTGCCATTTTGGCTTATTTACCTCAAGAGCTGCTGGGAACCTCATTTTACGAATACTTCCATGAAGATGATATTGGTCATTTAGCAGAGTGTCACAGGCAAG TGCTGCACATGAGAGAGAAGATCAATACAAAGTGCtacaagttaaaaataaaagacgGCTCATTCGTCACACTAAGGAGCCGCTGGTTCAGTTTTAAGAATCCTTGGACCAAAGAAGTGGAGTACATTGTCTCTACCAATACTGTAGTCAC CAGTCCTTCAGTTGACAGACCTGAGAGCGGTTATCAACGGCCTGCTGCCTCCCCGCACACGATGGCCACTGTACTGATGCCAG GTGAAGGAAAGCTGGATCTCCAAACGGTGCCTGGAGATCCTGGTGGTCCGAGGGCAGGCGCTGGGAGGATTGGGCGAATGATTGCAGAGGAACTGTTGGAAACCCAGAGGTATAACCATCTCCTGACTAATATtgactttaaaatgtttaagaCTCTAAATATTTCACATCAGACAATATTTTTGTCTACTTTAAAAGTGAAGTGA